The Glycine soja cultivar W05 chromosome 8, ASM419377v2, whole genome shotgun sequence genome has a window encoding:
- the LOC114422869 gene encoding probable U3 small nucleolar RNA-associated protein 11 → MSSLRNAIPRRAHKERSQPSSRKKFGLLEKHKDYIQRAKAFHKKEDTLRKLREKAANRNEDEFYFKMVRTKTVDGVHKPESEANKYTQEELMLMKTQDMGYILQKIQSERNKIERLTASLHSIDNQPANKHVFFAEDREEAKELESRHQKSKIPLTSGDIPAGIKRKTDRSYQELEARRGRLSQLEKIYMDMTMQKELQKKGRKRKLREDEIVCPTTKPVYMWRAERKR, encoded by the exons ATGTCTTCTCTTCGAAACGCCATTCCCAGGCGTGCTCACAAAGAGCGTTCTCAACC GTCGTCGAGGAAAAAATTCGGCCTTCTCGAAAAGCACAAGGACTATATCCAGCGTGCTAAAGCATTCCACAAGAAAGAAGACACTTTGCGG AAACTTAGGGAAAAAGCAGCGAATAGAAATGAAGATGAATTTTACTTCAAGATGGTTAGAACAAAAACCGTTGATGGAGTTCATAAACCAGA GAGTGAAGCGAATAAGTATACTCAGGAAGAGCTTATGCTGATGAAGACTCAGGACATGGGTTACATTCTTCAGAAGATTCAGAGTGAGAGAAAT AAAATTGAAAGGCTAACTGCCTCACTGCACTCTATCGATAATCAGCCGGCGAACAAGCATGTTTTCTTTGCTGAGGACAG GGAAGAGGCTAAAGAGTTAGAATCACGACatcaaaaaagtaaaattcCACTTACTTCTGGTGATATTCCTGCTGGCATTAAGAG aaAAACAGATCGGTCTTACCAAGAGTTGGAAGCAAGGAGGGGTAGACTCAGCCAACTAGAGAAAATCTACATGGATATGACAATGCAGAAGGAGTTGCAG AAAAAAGGTAGGAAGCGCAAACTACGTGAAGACGAGATTGTTTGTCCAACAACTAAACCGGTATACATGTGGCGTGCTGAAAGAAAGCGTTGA
- the LOC114421434 gene encoding G-box-binding factor 4-like isoform X2 produces the protein MASSKVVSTNPDLPRNSSSSSSSSSTSPISPLSSLLSDLHPMDDILKSISPKSVDDVWNDIVTGATVHDAVSATTTDNADAAMTLEDFLTKAIREEDVRGAPPPPPPPPPSSFLPFPADGSSSSVEPFANGVSAAPSNSVQKGKRRAVEEPVDKATLQKQRRMIKNRESAARSRERKQAYTSELEYLVHQLEQENVQLLNEELFECIIPIEVMPKPKKKLRRVNSAQSL, from the exons ATGGCGTCGTCGAAGGTTGTCTCGACGAATCCGGATCTGCCACGAAACTCTTCTTCGTCGTCGTCTTCTTCATCAACTTCTCCTATATCTcccctttcttctcttctctccgATCTGCACCCAATGGACGACATTCTCAAGTCCATCAGCCCCAAGTCGGTCGACGACGTCTGGAATGACATCGTTACCGGCGCCACCGTCCACGACGCCGTCTCTGCCACCACTACCGACAATGCCGACGCCGCCATGACCCTCGAGGATTTCCTCACCAAGGCCATAAGAGAGGAAGACGTCAGAGgggctcctcctcctcctcctcctcctcctccttcttccTTTCTCCCCTTCCCTGCCGATGGCTCTTCCTCCTCCGTTGAGCCTTTCGCCAATGGCGTTAGTGCCGCGCCGTCGAATTCGGTTCAGAAAGGGAAGAGAAGAGCCGTGGAGGAACCGGTTGACAAGGCAACGCTTCAGAAGCAGAGGAGGATGATCAAGAATAGAGAGTCTGCTGCTAGGTCCAGGGAACGCAAGCAG GCTTACACATCTGAGCTTGAGTATCTGGTTCACCAGCTAGAGCAAGAGAATGTGCAGTTATTAAATGAAGAG CTTTTCGAGTGCATCATTCCAATTGAGGTGATGCCTAAACCGAAGAAAAAACTTCGAAGAGTAAATTCAGCACAATCATTGTGA
- the LOC114421434 gene encoding G-box-binding factor 4-like isoform X1 produces the protein MASSKVVSTNPDLPRNSSSSSSSSSTSPISPLSSLLSDLHPMDDILKSISPKSVDDVWNDIVTGATVHDAVSATTTDNADAAMTLEDFLTKAIREEDVRGAPPPPPPPPPSSFLPFPADGSSSSVEPFANGVSAAPSNSVQKGKRRAVEEPVDKATLQKQRRMIKNRESAARSRERKQAYTSELEYLVHQLEQENVQLLNEEAEMRRQRKKQLFECIIPIEVMPKPKKKLRRVNSAQSL, from the exons ATGGCGTCGTCGAAGGTTGTCTCGACGAATCCGGATCTGCCACGAAACTCTTCTTCGTCGTCGTCTTCTTCATCAACTTCTCCTATATCTcccctttcttctcttctctccgATCTGCACCCAATGGACGACATTCTCAAGTCCATCAGCCCCAAGTCGGTCGACGACGTCTGGAATGACATCGTTACCGGCGCCACCGTCCACGACGCCGTCTCTGCCACCACTACCGACAATGCCGACGCCGCCATGACCCTCGAGGATTTCCTCACCAAGGCCATAAGAGAGGAAGACGTCAGAGgggctcctcctcctcctcctcctcctcctccttcttccTTTCTCCCCTTCCCTGCCGATGGCTCTTCCTCCTCCGTTGAGCCTTTCGCCAATGGCGTTAGTGCCGCGCCGTCGAATTCGGTTCAGAAAGGGAAGAGAAGAGCCGTGGAGGAACCGGTTGACAAGGCAACGCTTCAGAAGCAGAGGAGGATGATCAAGAATAGAGAGTCTGCTGCTAGGTCCAGGGAACGCAAGCAG GCTTACACATCTGAGCTTGAGTATCTGGTTCACCAGCTAGAGCAAGAGAATGTGCAGTTATTAAATGAAGAG GCTGAGATGAGAAGGCAGAGGAAAAAGCAG CTTTTCGAGTGCATCATTCCAATTGAGGTGATGCCTAAACCGAAGAAAAAACTTCGAAGAGTAAATTCAGCACAATCATTGTGA
- the LOC114421435 gene encoding probable helicase MAGATAMA 3, producing the protein MAVVEKEKLQEESVIRRFYQIILSWDYFALLKESKKLKNKEKKGTAVSTLVKVKQRYKDVDDYIATYEPLVFEEAKSQIIKEKEEEEVTEWKLGVVKSWSEADDFHFIEFPCEINEGESISQNDLLLLSKEKFLDDKRLPTVYAFALVEHVRKFFETRLLRVRLYLAGEFSNFNTDNVQSCPRLFNMRSHICETERQLYFMKLCSLSTIAREYLAVRTISCLPYKDLILNAVGENFGTEAEGWKIPIPLKEYVESTFNQYQREAITAGLSSKAFVLIQGPPGTGKTQTILGILSTILHATPTRMHSKTYELRQGPQLPIEEKQRHWALASPWLNGINPRDSLMPKDGNDGFFPTTGNELKPEAITSNRKYRVRVLVCAPSNSALDEIVLRVFNGGIHDENDRVYCPKIVRIGLKAHHSIKAVSLDELMKQKRSSANKSSTNKQSNNGPAGSNDDSLRAAILDEATIVFSTLSFSGSHVFSKLNRSFDVVIIDEAAQAVEPATLVPLANQCKKVFLVGDPAQLPATVISDVAKNHGYGTSLFERLKQAGYPVKMLKTQYRMHPEIRSFPSREFYEDSLEDGDEVKSRTIRAWHDYRCFGPFCFFDIHEGKEARPPGSGSWINVEEVDFVLFLYQKLISLYPTLKSGNQVAIISPYSQQVKLFQKRFEETFGMSAEKVVDICTVDGCQGREKDIAIFSCVRASKDKGIGFVEDIRRMNVGITRAKSAVLVVGSASTLRRSEQWNKLVESAEKRNCLLKVSQPYSSFFSDESLTSMQTKVAEPSQVTGPDDMVDNDVQPDNAAAFDAQAQTEDNDDGEGDIDMNDAGFDDD; encoded by the exons atGGCAGTGGTGGAGAAGGAAAAGCTTCAGGAAGAATCTGTAATCCGCCGCTTCTACCAGATTATTCTTAGTTGGGACTACTTTGCTCTCCTCAAGGAATCTAAG AAGCTGAAAAACAAGGAGAAGAAAGGGACTGCGGTGTCGACACTCGTGAAGGTGAAGCAACGCTACAAAGATGTTGATGATTACATTGCCACATACGAACCCCTCGTCTTTGAAGAAGCCAAATCCCAGATCATTAAGGAGAAAGAGGAGGAAGagg TGACTGAATGGAAATTGGGGGTGGTAAAAAGTTGGAGCGAGGCGGACGATTTTCACTTTATAGAATTTCCGTGTGAAATCAATGAGGGAGAATCAATATCACAGAATGATCTTTTGCTGCTTTCGAAAGAGAAG TTTTTGGATGACAAAAGATTACCTACTGTTTATGCATTTGCCTTGGTGGAACATGTGCGGAAATTTTTTGAAACAAGGCTTCTTCGAGTTAGACTCTATCTTGCCGGAGAGTTCTCAAATTTTAATACAGATAATGTACAATCTTGCCCCAGACTGTTTAACATGCGTTCTCATATATGCGAGACAGAGAGACAGTTATATTTTATGAAG CTGTGCAGCTTATCTACCATTGCTCGTGAGTATTTGGCTGTACGAACTATAAGCTGTCTCCCATACAAGGATTTAATATTAAATGCAGTTGGAGAGAATTTTGGCACAGAAGCCGAGGGTTGGAAAATCCCAATCCCTTTGAAGGAATATGTTGAAAGTACTTTCAATCAGTACCAACGTGAGGCCATAACA GCTGGTCTATCATCAAAAGCCTTTGTCTTGATACAG GGGCCCCCAGGGACTGGGAAGACTCAGACCATACTTGGGATTCTAAGTACCATTTTGCATGCTACTCCTACAAGAATGCATTCAAA GACCTATGAGCTAAGGCAGGGACCACAATTACCTATTGAGGAGAA ACAAAGGCATTGGGCACTAGCGTCTCCATGGCTTAATGGTATTAATCCAAGGGATAGTTTGATGCCGAAAGATGGCAATGATGGTTTTTTTCCAACCACTGGAAATGAACTA AAACCTGAAGCTATAACTTCAAATCGCAAGTATCGTGTAAGAGTGTTAGTATGCGCCCCATCAAACTCTGCCCTTGATGAGATTGTGTTGAGGGTTTTCAATGGAG GTATACATGATGAAAATGACCGTGTTTATTGCCCTAAAATTGTGCGGATTGGTCTCAAAGCACATCATTCTATCAAGGCTGTTTCCCTGGATGAACTT ATGAAACAAAAACGTTCCAGTGCCAACAAATCATCTACCAATAAACAGAGTAACAACGGTCCCGCAGGAAGTAATGATGATAGTCTCCGGGCTGCAATTTTAGATGAGGCCACAATT GTCTTCTCAACTCTCAGCTTTAGTGGTTCCCATGTTTTCAGTAAACTAAACCGCAGCTTTGATGTTGTGATTATAGATGAAGCAGCACAAGCT GTGGAGCCTGCGACTCTTGTTCCTTTAGCCAATCAATGCAAAAAAGTTTTTCTG GTTGGCGATCCAGCTCAACTGCCAGCTACTGTAATTTCAGACGTTGCTAAGAATCATGG ATATGGCACAAGCTTATTTGAAAGATTGAAGCAGGCTGGTTATCCAGTTAAAATGTTGAAGACTCAATACAGAATGCATCCTGAG ATAAGAAGCTTTCCCTCCAGGGAGTTTTATGAAGACTCCTTGGAAGATGGGGATGAGGTAAAATCACGAACAATACGTGCATGGCATGATTACCGCTGCTTTGGCCCCTTCTGCTTCTTTGACATTCATGAGGGAAAAGAGGCTCGACCACCTGGGAGTGGTTCATGGATAAATGTTGAAGAAGTTGACTTTGTTCTATTTTTGTATCAAAAACTTATTTCACTTTATCCGACACTGAAGTCTGGTAACCAAGTTGCAATTATATCACCCTATAGTCAACAAGTCAAGCTCTTCCAAAAACGTTTTGAAGAGACCTTTGGAATGTCAGCTGAGAAAGTAGTGGATATATGTACTGTTGATGGTTGCCAG GGACGGGAAAAGGACATTGCAATATTTTCATGTGTCAGGGCGAGCAAAGATAAAGGTATAGGGTTTGTGGAGGATATCCGGCGAATGAATGTTGGGATCACTAGAGCAAAGTCTGCTGTGTTG GTGGTTGGATCTGCCTCAACATTAAGGAGGAGTGAACAATGGAACAAGCTAGTGGAAAGTGCAGAGAAAAGGAACTGTTTACTCAAA GTTTCACAGCCATATTCCTCATTCTTCAGTGATGAAAGTCTGACATCCATGCAAACAAAGGTGGCTGAACCATCACAAGTGACTGGACCTGATGATATGGTAGATAATGATGTGCAGCCTGACAATGCTGCAGCATTTGATGCTCAAGCACAAACTGAGGACAATGACGATGGAGAAGGCGACatcgacatgaatgatgcaggTTTTGACGACGATTAG